In Bacillus weihaiensis, the genomic stretch CGAAAAGAAATTAAAGTTAATGATCCTTTAAAATTTGAATCATTTTCTCTATATCAAGTAGATTATAAATTAAATGAATTGAATGAAATGTCGTTTAGTTTAATAGATAAGGAAACAGAAGAGAGCTTTGGTCAAATATCTGTGGATTTAATAGAGCCAGAAGAAACCTATGAACTTGGAAATGGTTATAAGGTTGAGTTAGCAACATATCTTCCGGATTTTTATTATAACAGTGAAGGATTACCTGCTACAAAGACAAGAATACCAAATAATCCAGCCTTCGTTTTTAAAATGTATACACCAGACAAACCAGAAGGGGAAGCTAGTTTAGTAGCGATTCAGCAAACAATTGAGGCGTCAGATAATAATCAATATAAGATGAAGTTTGAAGGTGTGGAAACGAAAGATTTAACAGCGCTAACTGTTAGGAAAGACTTGACCCTCTGGTTTCTAGGTATAGGGGGAGCCATTTTTATGGTTGGAGTTATTCAAGGTATGTATTGGAACCATCGTAGAATTTGGATAAAGCACACGAATGGTACTGTTCATATTGCTGCCCATACAAATAAAAACTGGTATGGTCTATCACGAGAACTAGATACTTTACTAGATGGGACAAACTTAGAGATACCAAAAGATCAAAAAGAAAAGTCCTAATCTTGTCCATTTGTTTTACTAGTAACAAAACACTTTTATTAGATCATTACGACAAAATGATCGTCACTATGAAAAATGGGGAGGGGAAAAAATGGCCTCACTTAGTAGTACATTTTTAGAAATCGCTTTTATTATATACTTAGTAGCAATCTTTTTATTCGGAGGTTCAATCCGCGACAAAAGACATAAATCTGAAAAACTAAGTAAATGGACAATTGCAGCAGTTAGTGTTACGATTTTGGGTTTCTTGACACAAGTCGCTTATTTTATAACTAGATGGATTGCTTCTGGGCATGCACCTGTAAGTAATTTATTTGAATTTACAACTGCTTTTGGTATGATGCTTGTCCTTGCGTTTATCATTCTGTTCTTTTTATATAAAGTTGCAGTGCTAGGATTATTCACTTTGCCAATTGTTGTGTTAATCATTGCATATGGAAGTATGTTCCCAAGAGAGATTAGTCCTTTAATTCCGTCCTTACAAAGTCACTGGCTATATATTCATGTGACCACAGCAGCATTGGGTCAAGCGATTTTAGCGATTAGTGCTGTTGCAGGAATTATTCACCTTGTTACGGTGGTAGATCAAACTAAATCAACAAAGAAGACTTTTTGGTTAGAAGCAATCATGTATGTTTTAGTTGTTACATTAGGATTTATTATCATAACAAGTACGTTTAAAGGCTTAGATTATACGGCTGAATTTAATTGGATTGATAAGAATGATCAAGAAGCTGTTATGATGTATAATTTACCAGCTATAGTAGGACCACATCAAGGAGAATTACTAACTGACGGTAAACTCAAGCCATTATTTGACCTTCCTGCAATTCTATCGGCACAAAAGTTAAATACAGTTATATGGTCAGTTATAGTAGGTTCAGTTCTTTATCTAGTTCTTAGACTTATCTTTAGAAAGAGAATTTCTGCAATGATTCAACCATTTACAAAAAATGTTAATCTGGATTTAGTTGACGAAATCGGATATCGTTCAGTAGCTATCGGATTCCCGGTATTTACATTAGGTGCCTTAATTTTTGCCATGATCTGGGCCCAAATTGCCTGGACACGATTCTGGGGTTGGGATCCAAAGGAAGTATGGGCACTTATCACTTGGTTGTTTTATGCAGCATATCTTCATTTGCGTCTCTCAAAAGGATGGCACGGTGAAAAATCTGCTTGGTTAGCTGTAATTGGGTTTGCTATTATTATGTTTAACCTTATTTTTGTTAACCTGGTAATTGCCGGTTTACACTCATACGCTTAATAGCGATGCTTGTAAATAAAATACTTACTTCATAAATAGTGATAAGAATAATTAATCATTCTTCACGCTGCTATAGAAGAGGCTGGGACAAAACAAAGAGCCAGGCACTTCTGTCCCAGCCTCTTTTCATGATGTCTGGAAGTGGTGCTCTAGTGTTAGCGCGTAAGGGAATAGCACTTTTCTTAAAAAAGACATATGGAGATAATGCTTCCTAGGGATCATTTTCTCCTTGTAGGCAATTTCTTATATGAGGCTTCTTTTTTTGGTACAATACAAATATGTAATTCAGAGAAGATGATAATTGTAAAGTTGATACATAAGGAGGGTTCTTCATGGAAGAGAACCAAAATGCAAGAATATTAGTAGTAGACGATGAGGATCGCATTCGCCGCTTACTTAAAATGTACTTAGAAAGAGAAAATTATGAAATAGATGAGGCCGAGAATGGTGATGAAGCATTAGAGCTTGGATTGAATCATGACTATGATTTAATTATGCTAGATGTCATGATGCCTGGGATTGACGGGATTGAAGTTTGTAGACAATTACGCGAGAAGAAGGCAACACCAATCATTATGTTGACAGCAAAGGGAGAAGAAGCGAATAGAGTACAAGGGTTTGAGGTTGGAACAGATGATTATATTGTCAAGCCGTTTAGCCCAAGAGAAGTTGTACTACGTGTAAAAGCATTGCTCAGAAGATCTTCACAAACTTCCTTTTTAAAGACAGATACAAAAGCGAAAAATGTTATCGTTTTTCCGCATTTATCCATTGATCATGATGCTCATAGAATAACGGCAGATGGAACGGAAGTAAGTCTAACTCCTAAAGAATATGAGTTGTTATACTTCTTAGCGAAAACACCTGATAAGGTCTATGATCGTGAGAAATTGTTGAAAGAGGTTTGGCAATATGAATTTTTTGGAGACTTACGGACAGTTGATACACATGTTAAACGATTAAGAGAAAAGCTTAGTAAGGTGTCTCCTGAGGCAGCGAAAATGATTGTCACTGTATGGGGTGTAGGATATAAATTTGAGGTTAGCTCTTCATGATTCTTTGGAGAAGTGTTGTAGGGAAACTATGGGGAACGATTCTTTTACTCGTTTCCTTTGTTTTATTTGTATTAACTATTTTAATGCTTGAATTTATTGAGAATTATCATGTTGATAAGGCTGAAGAAGAGCTTAATCAGCTAGCTAAGAAAGTATCTAGTGTTATTGAAAGTCACGAAGACAAGGATTTAGCAAGGTCAATCTCATGGGAATTAATTGATGAAATGACAGATATCTTAATAATAGAAGATCAAAATAACTATTGGATTTCCCCAATTAAAGATGACAATATGACGCATTTAGATGTAGAAGATATCGAAGCAGATCAAGAGCTATCACAGGCATTAGTTATGCAGGAAAAAGTTAGTAAACGGACAAATTTAGAATCACCTAATAATCAATTTGCGAACGCAGAGGATGAAGTTTTAATTGTAGGGGTACCTTATAAAATCTCTGACTCTAGATATGGGGCTGTATATATTTCTCAATCGCTGTCTGCCGTCCATGAAACCACTAAACATACGACAAAATATATTATATTAGCAGCAGGAATTGCAATCATCCTTACAACTATTTTTGCCTTTTTCTTAACGACTAAGATAACACAGCCACTTAGAAAAATGAGAGAGGTTGCTCAAGAACTTGCTCGTGGAAAGTTTGAGACAAAGGTACCTATCTTGTCTAATGACGAAATTGGAGAACTCGGAATCGCGTTTAATCAAATGGGTAGGCAATTGAAATTTCATATTAATGCTTTAAGTCAGGAAAAAGAGCATTTAACAAATATTCTAAGTAGTATGGCTGATGGTGTTATCACGCTAAATATTGATGGTACAATCCTAGTAACAAATCCACCGGCAGAGAGATTTCTGCAAGCTTGGTATTACGAACAAGAAATGAATGTGGATAAAGGTGAAGAGCTTCCTCCTGAAGCGAAGGAATTATTTCATCGAGTCGTGAATACGGAAAAAGAGCAAAATATAGAATTGATGATTCAGGGAAGAAGTTGGGTTATCCTCATGAGTCCATTGTATAACCAATCTTATGTTCGTGGAGCGGTAGCAGTCTTAAGAGATATGACGGAAGAAAGGCGCTTAGATAAACTAAGGAAAGACTTTATTGCAAATGTCAGTCATGAGTTACGTACACCAATTGCTATGCTGCAAGGCTATAGTGAGGCAATAGTTGATGATATTGCTAGCACCGATGAAGAAAAAAAGGAAATCTCACAAGTCATATATGATGAATCATTAAGAATGGGTCGACTAGTTAATGACCTGTTAGATCTTGCAAGAATGGAAGCAGGACATATTTCCCTTAATTTAGAGGAAATAGATATCGAACAATTTGTTGATAAGATTAATCGGAAATTCCAAGGGCTTGCTAATGAGAAGTCAATTTCTCTAAAAGCACAAGTGAATCTACAGGATCGTATATTTATTCTTGATCCTGATCGTATTGAGCAGGTTTTAACAAATTTAATTGACAATGCAATTAGGCATACAGATAAACATGGGGTAGTTACTATTGAAGTCGAAGATCATGAAAAAGGGTTAACAATAAATGTGAAGGATTCTGGATCCGGTATTCCAGAAGAGGATTTACCATTTGTTTTCGAACGATTCTATAAAGCAGATAAAGCACGAACTAGAGGGAAAGCTGGAACGGGATTAGGATTAGCCATTGTAAAAAATATTATTGAAGCACATAAAGGCAAAATTCAAGTTCATAGCAAAATAGATGAAGGTACGACATTTACAATTTTTATTCCTCGAAAAAGAGAAGATACTGAATAATATTGCCGAACAATCTTGTTTCATACGAAACAAGTATAACTAGGGAGATGATAGATCGTTGGATTTATCATCTTTTTTTACAAAGTCTAGCTAAGAGTTTTTAGGAAAGAAACCATCTATAATCAAGAGTGAGAGTAGCTCATGTTTTTTTACTTGAATGCTATTTAAAATTTTGAACCTTACGGGCTCAGGGGTTTTAGAAACAAAAAAAGAGTTCCTCCCCAGGGAAGCGAGCAACTGGAGCAGCGTTCAATCAGACTGGACTCTCTTGATAAATAGCTACAAGTTTACGAAAATAGGAAGAATGTAAATTGTATTTATATTTTGTAGGTCAGTGTTTCTTTAATATTCCTTTAAAATAAGCATGTATGAATTGATTCATTTAAGTGAATTTTGTGAAACCTCATATTGAATAGCAACAAGAATAAGAAAAGAGTTTATTCTTAAGATAAAATAAAATGGTAAGCACATCATATCCTTCAATAAGAGGATGTTTGATGTTTTAATAAGAATAAAGTTGTATGGAATGGAGTGATTGTAGATGAACTTATATACAAGAACAGGTGATAAAGGTCAAACAAGCATTATTGGTGGACGTGTTGATAAAGATCACCTACGTGTTGAAGCTTACGGAACTATTGATGAGGCAAATAGCTTTGTTGGTCATGCAATGACCTACCTTCTAGACGAGAACGTTCAAGATATTTATCAGGAATTGGAAAAAATCCAGCATGAATTATTTGATTGCGGTGGAGATCTAGCTGTGGCAAAAGAAAAGTACCCTTATAAGACAACAAAAGATATGGTTGAGTTTTTGGAAGGAAGAATTGATGCCTATGTAAAGGAAGCTCCTGAATTAGAAAGATTTATTTTGCCTGGAGGGAGTCAGGCATCAGCGATTATTCATATCGCAAGAACAGTTACAAGAAGAGCAGAAAGATGCACAGTGACCCTACAGAAAGAAGCTTCAATTAATGAGTATGTGTTACATTATTTAAATAGGTTATCAGATTATTTATTTGCGGTAGCAAGAGTGATCAATTTCAGACTTCATGTTAAAGATGTAGAGTATGAAAGAAGTGCTCTTGTATTTAGAAATAACACCAGTAAGGATTGAAGTTAAATGGAATTTAGGCTAATTCAACCAGAAGAAGCAGAGAAATTTCGAACCCTTAGATTAACTGCTTTACAAGAGTGTCCGGAGTGTTTTGCATCAAGCTATGATGAAGAAAAAACTATAAGCTTAGCTAGTTTTAAAGAGCAGCTTACAACTATCAATTCCTATGTATATGGAGCTTTCAGGAACGAAGAGCTAGTCGGGACACTAACATTAGTGAAAGAAACAAAACAAAAGCTTAAGCATCGTGCTACAATCTTTGCTATGTATATCTCATGTGACTACCGAAAAAATGGAATTGGGAAGAAACTACTTCAAGAAGCTATCAAGAAGACAAATGAATTACAGCTAGAACAAGTGTATTTAACTGTTGTATCATCAAATGTGCCTGCCAAGAATTTTTATTACTCTCAAGGTTTTAAGTCATTTGGTTATGAAAAAAGAGCGTTGAAAGTTGATGGAGTATATTATGATGAAGAGCATCTAGTACATTTTCTTATTTAAAGGCTTACTTACACGTGATTGTCGATTTATGTTACAGCGATTCGTGTACCTAGGAAACAAT encodes the following:
- the ccsB gene encoding c-type cytochrome biogenesis protein CcsB, with the protein product MASLSSTFLEIAFIIYLVAIFLFGGSIRDKRHKSEKLSKWTIAAVSVTILGFLTQVAYFITRWIASGHAPVSNLFEFTTAFGMMLVLAFIILFFLYKVAVLGLFTLPIVVLIIAYGSMFPREISPLIPSLQSHWLYIHVTTAALGQAILAISAVAGIIHLVTVVDQTKSTKKTFWLEAIMYVLVVTLGFIIITSTFKGLDYTAEFNWIDKNDQEAVMMYNLPAIVGPHQGELLTDGKLKPLFDLPAILSAQKLNTVIWSVIVGSVLYLVLRLIFRKRISAMIQPFTKNVNLDLVDEIGYRSVAIGFPVFTLGALIFAMIWAQIAWTRFWGWDPKEVWALITWLFYAAYLHLRLSKGWHGEKSAWLAVIGFAIIMFNLIFVNLVIAGLHSYA
- a CDS encoding cob(I)yrinic acid a,c-diamide adenosyltransferase; its protein translation is MNLYTRTGDKGQTSIIGGRVDKDHLRVEAYGTIDEANSFVGHAMTYLLDENVQDIYQELEKIQHELFDCGGDLAVAKEKYPYKTTKDMVEFLEGRIDAYVKEAPELERFILPGGSQASAIIHIARTVTRRAERCTVTLQKEASINEYVLHYLNRLSDYLFAVARVINFRLHVKDVEYERSALVFRNNTSKD
- a CDS encoding response regulator transcription factor, with amino-acid sequence MEENQNARILVVDDEDRIRRLLKMYLERENYEIDEAENGDEALELGLNHDYDLIMLDVMMPGIDGIEVCRQLREKKATPIIMLTAKGEEANRVQGFEVGTDDYIVKPFSPREVVLRVKALLRRSSQTSFLKTDTKAKNVIVFPHLSIDHDAHRITADGTEVSLTPKEYELLYFLAKTPDKVYDREKLLKEVWQYEFFGDLRTVDTHVKRLREKLSKVSPEAAKMIVTVWGVGYKFEVSSS
- a CDS encoding ATP-binding protein, whose amino-acid sequence is MILWRSVVGKLWGTILLLVSFVLFVLTILMLEFIENYHVDKAEEELNQLAKKVSSVIESHEDKDLARSISWELIDEMTDILIIEDQNNYWISPIKDDNMTHLDVEDIEADQELSQALVMQEKVSKRTNLESPNNQFANAEDEVLIVGVPYKISDSRYGAVYISQSLSAVHETTKHTTKYIILAAGIAIILTTIFAFFLTTKITQPLRKMREVAQELARGKFETKVPILSNDEIGELGIAFNQMGRQLKFHINALSQEKEHLTNILSSMADGVITLNIDGTILVTNPPAERFLQAWYYEQEMNVDKGEELPPEAKELFHRVVNTEKEQNIELMIQGRSWVILMSPLYNQSYVRGAVAVLRDMTEERRLDKLRKDFIANVSHELRTPIAMLQGYSEAIVDDIASTDEEKKEISQVIYDESLRMGRLVNDLLDLARMEAGHISLNLEEIDIEQFVDKINRKFQGLANEKSISLKAQVNLQDRIFILDPDRIEQVLTNLIDNAIRHTDKHGVVTIEVEDHEKGLTINVKDSGSGIPEEDLPFVFERFYKADKARTRGKAGTGLGLAIVKNIIEAHKGKIQVHSKIDEGTTFTIFIPRKREDTE
- a CDS encoding GNAT family N-acetyltransferase, with product MEFRLIQPEEAEKFRTLRLTALQECPECFASSYDEEKTISLASFKEQLTTINSYVYGAFRNEELVGTLTLVKETKQKLKHRATIFAMYISCDYRKNGIGKKLLQEAIKKTNELQLEQVYLTVVSSNVPAKNFYYSQGFKSFGYEKRALKVDGVYYDEEHLVHFLI